The nucleotide window TATGCATATACCCCTCCATTCTTATTCAATAACCACAATGCCATTTGCTTGTGTTTCCGACGCTCCTACAAAAATCTAGCTGCATGCGCGCACTTGCTGATCATCATCGCATTCTATCAATCTATCTGTGTAATTTACATTATTCTTGACTGATTTGTTTTGGCAGATCATGGCTGATCTGAAGTTGCAgaacaatattataatatatataaaaaccagaaataaagaaagaaagaaagggttATGTCTTAATTAGCTCGAAGAATTGACTGCCTGCATGCCGGCCGATGCTTTTTGTGGAATAATAAGTTTGAGTCTTAGGTAGTTTGTTTTTGtaacgagatgagatgaattaatattaaagttaaaaattgaataaaatattaaaaaaaatatatatttttaatataatttttattttaaaatttgaaaaagttgaattatttattttattttgttatgagaatttaaaaaaattataataattagataagatgagttgaaagaaaTTACGAAAACAAACTAAACTCACTGTCAATTATAAATACCTTCCAAACATTAATCGTAGTTATATAACAGTGTCTCTGTTAATGTATCTTGCTTTCCCATTCCAACGTGGGCCGGCACTtcttatcttaaattttcatccTTCCCAACATGTATCActcatgttaatatatattaatgaagttATCAAtggaattgtaaaaatatactcGATCGTTTTTCCTTTACGGACATCTCATCCAACATTTTCACGGAAAAAGTAATAGCAGCATAGAAACTAATGTGTTTTCCGACAGGAGTCAGGACACTTCTTGTACATGAGAATTTCGTATATAGCTATGATCTGATAGTTATGAAACACGATTACACGAAGCAGATTACATGTGGCAAATGATTTGTACGTCATTCAGCAGAGTTTCAGACGCTAGCTTTCAGGACGGCTCAATACAAATTAAGGTctaagataaaatttaagtaaatcattcataattataatataataaaatataaactatatattatatagaataatttttaaaattttagataaaataagattttatttaaaatatttaaataatatttttttgaatttatatttaatacaacaacATAAAATGAGGCcccaatacaaattttataccTCAATTtaacaagatcttaaaaaaaatatttaaaatatagataattcattatattaaatattaaatttaatattatggcCAGAGCCttgcatacattaaaaaatattaaaaattttatttaatgaaatgatttttattttttttcaaaagaaattttaaagaaataccTTCTTTTTAGTTTTGGAGGCCTGGTAAGAGGCCTTAGGCAAAGGCCGGAAAAGGAAATGTAGAGGGTAAATTAGAAAGGCGAAACAGAAAAGATGGCAGAGGGGACAAGAACAAAAGTCACACGTAATGAGGTCATGACCGTAATTTAGTGATAAAGTAGGGAGTTTTCGTTACTTTGCTTGCCAATTGAATTACGCATTTAAACATGTCCACATACATTGTTTTTGAACATGTATTTATAGATGACGAGACGCAATTAAAGAAGATGAAATCGTGAATAAAGTAGTATTGGAAGGCCGAAGatagaaaaaaacaagagaaatggAATGGAGAAAATGCTATCTGGATGTGGTACTGATACCGCTAGGGTTTTTTTTAACGATTGCTTATCATGCCTGGTTATGGCATAAGGTTCGCAAACAACCACTCACGACCATCATCGGTACAAATGCTACCGGACGGCGTTTTTGGGTTTCTGCCATTAtgaaggtatatatatacagttatcttagtttttgttaacttgttgCAAACACTGATcagagatcatgatgatcaaagACTCGAGCTTTGAGAGATGATGATCAAAGACTCGAGCTTTGTGGGTAAGTACAGTAGTGGACGGATAATCATGCCCTTAATTAATTAGCCTCTTAAAGCTATCCATATGCATGTGTGTTGCATTAATCCTTTTCCCTATGAAACTCGACCGTGAAACATCTTTGTTATAAAATTAGTAGTGCAGATAAGCAAAAAAGGAAGTAGCAATTAATATTCTGATCTTTAGGGTGATCTTTTAAACAGTTATATCTAAGAGTACTGTTGGATTATGGAAGGAAGAATGCAATGTAAGATCACCCCTCAGATCAAATTGGTCAGTATCCTCACATCTTTAGTCATGATCTATCCCATGAACCATCCCCACAAACTGGTGCTTTGAAAAGTTCATGGGATTTTGCAATCATGGCGAACAATAACATGATGTAGGCGGGGAACATGCAGGCCTGTCATTGGGTGATCAAAAGGTGGCCGGCTACCCTTTTTTTTCGTGGTGTAATCGATCATGGCTCATTTTGGCAAATATTTGATCATGAATAAGCATTTTTTCTTATGATGCAATAGATTGTAAACTTCCAACTGCTGTGACATCTATATTAAATTAGATGATCGAtggaaaaatataacatcatacAGTGATCACAAAAAACTTCTGCCATTCTGATGCAACTCatgttaaatttttacacaGGACAATGACAAAAAGAACATCCTGGCAGTGCAATCGCTCAGGAACACAATCATGGGCTCAACCCTAATGGCCACAACGTCAGTACTCCTCTGCTGTGGCCTGGCAGCCGTGATAAGCAGCACATACAGCGTGAAGAAACCGCTCAACGACACTGTTTATGGGGCCCACGGAGAATTCATGGTGGCTTTGAAATATGTGACACTCCTAACAGTTtttctcttctcatttttctGCCACTCTCTCTCCATTAGGTTCATAAACCAAGTGAACATTCTCATCAACACTCCACAGGGCCCCACCTCCATAGTGACCCCAGAGTACGTGTCCGAACTCTTGGAGAAGGGCTTCGTGCTCAACAGTGTGGGAAACAGGCTCTTCTATGTAGGACTCCCTCTCCTGCTTTGGGTATTTGGTCCTGTACTAGTCTTCTTGTGTTATGTAACCATGGTGCCAGTGCTTTACAACCTCGACTTTGTGCTTGGAAGTGGAAAGCGAAAATATGATAACGATGACTCTGTTTGATAAAATGAGAGAAGATATCATGGATATTATAATTTGTACGTGTATGTCCATGATTTTCCCTGCCTCCAGAGGATAACCTTTGCCTGTAGAGATATGCTTTTTGATGATCTTGCTTTTAATTTTCCTCTCTCCTCCTTATAATGTTCACTTAGTACAGTTACATTTTAGTGCGTGATAGCTTTTCGCGACTAGATCATATAGATCATTAATTTTAGTGCATGGCTCTTCAATTAGAGAAGAGATAATTGCTTTGATTTACGTACAAAAAATGCTTTGATTTGCCATGCAATAAAGGTTAATTTAGAAAACATGTCACCAAAATagaatcatatatttttttggcgATTGCACTAAAAATACGTCGTGATCGTTTAAAAATTAGCCAGTCAAACAAAAATAC belongs to Juglans regia cultivar Chandler chromosome 8, Walnut 2.0, whole genome shotgun sequence and includes:
- the LOC109009153 gene encoding uncharacterized protein LOC109009153; its protein translation is MEWRKCYLDVVLIPLGFFLTIAYHAWLWHKVRKQPLTTIIGTNATGRRFWVSAIMKDNDKKNILAVQSLRNTIMGSTLMATTSVLLCCGLAAVISSTYSVKKPLNDTVYGAHGEFMVALKYVTLLTVFLFSFFCHSLSIRFINQVNILINTPQGPTSIVTPEYVSELLEKGFVLNSVGNRLFYVGLPLLLWVFGPVLVFLCYVTMVPVLYNLDFVLGSGKRKYDNDDSV